A single window of Chitinophaga sp. XS-30 DNA harbors:
- a CDS encoding response regulator: protein MDAFILIIDDEPDICRLLQLSLSKQGYRVKYVHGLTEGLQYLQRSRPDILFLDIHLPDGSGLDALPVIKKWYPDLIVITISAYDNGMEKQKALTAGAAHFLPKPFDVGKLKEIIYDVKAKR, encoded by the coding sequence ATGGACGCTTTTATTCTGATCATAGACGATGAGCCCGACATTTGCCGACTATTGCAGTTAAGTCTCAGTAAACAAGGCTACAGGGTGAAATACGTACACGGCCTTACGGAGGGTTTGCAGTATCTGCAACGTTCCCGGCCGGATATCCTGTTCCTGGATATCCACCTGCCGGATGGCTCCGGACTGGATGCCCTGCCTGTGATAAAAAAGTGGTATCCTGACCTGATCGTGATCACGATCAGCGCTTATGACAACGGGATGGAAAAACAAAAAGCCCTAACAGCAGGAGCGGCCCACTTTTTGCCGAAACCTTTTGATGTGGGCAAGTTAAAAGAGATTATCTACGACGTGAAGGCTAAGCGTTAG
- a CDS encoding anaerobic C4-dicarboxylate transporter family protein encodes MIWLQFAIMLATILIGARMKGVGLGVMGMVALAIYIFIFRMRPAEPPIDVMLIILAVVSTAATMQAAGGMDYMVRLAERILRSKPSMITLMGPLVTFCFTLFAGTAHITYSLLPVISEVATSKRIRPERPLSVSVIAAHLGITASPISAATAAMITILGGQIQLSHILQVCIPASIIGILAGVVAVWRMGKDLDKDPVFLKKMEDPEFAKGLDTDSGASRKPLPPGAKTSVLIFGMAVILIVLAGSFPSLLPSFPPGAANLSMNANGTIKMSAVIELVMLAAAALILLACKVQTIAVARASLFTAGAQAVVSIFGVVWMSATFMKANEGVIEGALGDMARAEPWTFAIALFLLSVLLFSQAATTKALMPLGVMLGIAPPHLVAMFPAVNGDFVLPGYPTLLAAIQFDRTGSTHIGKYLLNHSFMLPGLVCVSVAVAMGFLFAGLLW; translated from the coding sequence ATGATCTGGCTTCAGTTTGCAATCATGTTAGCGACGATCCTTATTGGTGCACGGATGAAAGGTGTTGGCCTTGGCGTGATGGGGATGGTGGCGCTGGCCATCTATATTTTTATCTTCCGCATGAGACCGGCGGAGCCGCCGATCGATGTGATGCTGATCATCCTGGCGGTGGTATCCACCGCGGCAACGATGCAGGCCGCGGGAGGGATGGATTACATGGTGCGCCTCGCCGAGCGCATTCTCCGCAGCAAGCCTTCGATGATCACGCTGATGGGCCCCCTGGTCACCTTTTGCTTTACACTGTTTGCCGGTACGGCGCATATTACGTACTCTTTGTTGCCGGTTATTTCCGAAGTAGCTACGAGCAAACGCATCCGGCCCGAGCGGCCGCTCAGTGTATCGGTTATCGCCGCGCACCTGGGCATTACGGCCAGTCCCATTTCAGCCGCTACCGCCGCCATGATCACTATCCTGGGCGGGCAGATCCAGCTGTCGCATATCCTGCAGGTTTGCATACCGGCCAGTATCATCGGTATTCTGGCGGGTGTGGTAGCCGTATGGCGGATGGGGAAGGACCTGGATAAAGACCCCGTGTTCCTGAAAAAAATGGAAGACCCGGAGTTTGCGAAAGGGCTGGATACGGATTCCGGCGCAAGCCGCAAACCCCTGCCCCCGGGCGCCAAAACTTCCGTCCTGATCTTCGGCATGGCGGTTATCCTGATCGTACTGGCCGGATCATTTCCTTCCCTGCTGCCGTCTTTCCCGCCGGGCGCGGCCAATCTTTCCATGAATGCCAATGGCACCATAAAAATGTCCGCCGTCATTGAACTGGTGATGCTGGCCGCCGCTGCGCTCATACTGCTGGCCTGCAAGGTGCAGACGATAGCCGTGGCCAGGGCCAGCCTCTTTACTGCGGGTGCGCAGGCTGTGGTATCCATCTTCGGAGTGGTATGGATGAGCGCAACGTTCATGAAAGCCAATGAAGGAGTGATAGAAGGCGCGCTGGGCGATATGGCCCGCGCGGAACCCTGGACCTTTGCTATAGCACTTTTCCTGCTCAGTGTCCTCCTCTTCAGCCAGGCCGCCACCACCAAGGCGCTGATGCCGCTCGGCGTGATGCTGGGCATCGCCCCGCCGCACCTGGTAGCCATGTTCCCCGCGGTGAACGGGGATTTTGTATTGCCGGGATATCCCACCCTGCTGGCCGCCATTCAGTTCGACCGTACCGGCAGTACGCATATCGGGAAATACCTGCTCAATCACAGCTTTATGCTCCCCGGCCTCGTCTGCGTTTCCGTGGCCGTAGCAATGGGCTTTCTTTTTGCGGGCTTGTTATGGTAA
- a CDS encoding SDR family oxidoreductase has translation MQKSQPKKEVRPPQHQQRQPGIESKMVPLPVSAPGKVAAGGRLHNKVAVITGGDSGIGRAVALAFAAEGADVAIAYLDEDNDAAETAAQVEACGRKALLIAGDIARERQCEKIVRQVVKAFGRIDILVNNAAVQYPQKKIEDITAEQLVKTFSINIFAQFYLVKAALPFMRKGSAIINTTSVTAYRGSGHLLDYSATKGAIVAFTRSLSSMLAPKGIRVNGVAPGPIWTPLIPATFPASHVAAFGSDVPLKRAGQPAEVAPCYVFLASDDASYMSGQILHPNGGEIVNG, from the coding sequence ATGCAAAAATCGCAGCCCAAAAAGGAGGTGCGTCCACCTCAGCATCAGCAACGGCAGCCGGGTATCGAATCGAAAATGGTTCCCCTGCCTGTGTCCGCACCCGGGAAAGTGGCGGCCGGCGGCAGACTGCATAACAAGGTAGCGGTGATCACCGGGGGAGACAGCGGTATCGGACGTGCCGTGGCCCTGGCGTTTGCCGCCGAAGGCGCAGATGTGGCCATCGCATACCTGGATGAGGATAATGACGCTGCCGAAACGGCCGCGCAGGTGGAAGCCTGTGGGCGCAAAGCGCTGCTCATTGCAGGAGATATTGCAAGGGAACGGCAATGTGAAAAGATCGTTCGCCAGGTGGTGAAAGCATTCGGGCGTATCGACATTCTGGTGAACAACGCTGCCGTGCAATACCCGCAAAAGAAAATCGAGGACATTACGGCGGAGCAGCTGGTAAAAACTTTTTCCATCAACATTTTTGCTCAATTCTATCTGGTAAAGGCGGCCCTGCCTTTTATGCGCAAGGGCAGCGCTATTATCAATACCACTTCTGTCACGGCGTATCGCGGCAGCGGGCATCTGCTGGATTATTCCGCCACCAAGGGCGCGATCGTTGCTTTTACACGATCGCTGTCATCCATGCTGGCGCCCAAAGGCATACGGGTGAACGGCGTAGCGCCCGGGCCGATCTGGACGCCCCTCATCCCGGCTACTTTCCCTGCTTCGCATGTAGCAGCTTTCGGCTCCGATGTGCCGCTGAAACGCGCAGGCCAGCCTGCGGAAGTAGCGCCGTGTTATGTATTCCTCGCTTCAGATGACGCCAGTTATATGTCTGGTCAAATACTGCACCCAAATGGAGGAGAGATCGTTAACGGTTAA
- a CDS encoding hybrid sensor histidine kinase/response regulator — MKDAKQHILMIDDDEDDFFLVNSLLQDVAPNQYHVEWCPTYETGVAAIERKQHALYLVDYRLGRHTGLDILRHFQHIGYEAPVIVLTGKGDYAIDNEAMMAGATDYLVKGEIGGPDLERAIRYSIMEHKHLQTIAENERKYFGIFEKSHDLIILADCNKNIIEVNPIARKKLQYPREELLKMNLKDLFMMEAEALQFLLDICEENAITQKEFTFKTQNGQKLDVLVNASKLDEKLGTFLCVAEDITDKKREELEKQHQEKFVITGRIARVIAHEVRNPLTNILLAVGQFKQDMPTAQEDAQLYLDIIERNCTRINHLVTEMLQSTRMMELHLHEMDANEMVHKALSLSEDRLQLNGIRLKEDYMEEEVKLLVDEEKMNIALLNLFINAIEAMTPDEGVLRISTAHENGKVYIRIADNGIGIPEENKARLFDPFFTNKTKGTGLGLTSTQNIILNHKGTITVESKIGEGTLFSIILPVA; from the coding sequence ATGAAAGATGCCAAGCAACACATTCTGATGATCGATGACGATGAGGATGATTTCTTTCTGGTCAACAGCCTTTTGCAGGACGTTGCCCCAAATCAGTACCATGTTGAATGGTGCCCGACCTATGAAACGGGCGTAGCCGCAATAGAGCGGAAACAACATGCGCTGTACCTGGTAGATTACCGCCTGGGCCGCCATACCGGGCTGGATATACTCCGCCATTTTCAGCATATCGGTTATGAAGCACCGGTGATCGTGCTTACCGGTAAAGGGGATTACGCGATTGACAACGAAGCCATGATGGCCGGGGCTACGGACTATCTCGTCAAGGGCGAGATCGGGGGACCTGACCTGGAAAGGGCTATCCGTTACAGTATCATGGAGCACAAGCACCTGCAAACCATCGCGGAGAACGAAAGAAAGTATTTCGGTATTTTCGAAAAATCCCATGACCTGATCATCCTGGCAGACTGTAATAAAAATATCATCGAAGTAAATCCCATCGCCCGGAAAAAACTCCAGTACCCGCGGGAAGAGCTGTTGAAAATGAACCTGAAAGACCTGTTCATGATGGAAGCCGAAGCCCTGCAATTCCTGCTGGACATCTGCGAGGAGAACGCCATCACACAGAAAGAATTTACATTCAAGACCCAAAACGGCCAGAAGCTGGATGTGCTGGTGAATGCCAGTAAACTTGATGAAAAGCTCGGCACCTTCCTCTGCGTGGCGGAAGACATTACCGATAAGAAAAGGGAGGAGCTGGAGAAGCAGCACCAGGAAAAATTTGTGATCACCGGCCGCATTGCGCGGGTAATTGCCCACGAAGTGCGGAACCCGCTCACCAACATCCTGCTGGCCGTAGGCCAGTTCAAACAGGATATGCCCACAGCGCAGGAAGATGCCCAGCTTTACCTGGACATTATTGAAAGGAATTGCACCCGTATCAATCACCTCGTCACGGAAATGCTGCAATCCACCCGCATGATGGAATTGCATCTCCATGAAATGGATGCCAACGAAATGGTGCATAAAGCATTGTCTCTTTCGGAAGACCGGCTGCAACTCAATGGCATCCGGCTGAAAGAGGATTATATGGAAGAGGAGGTTAAACTATTGGTAGACGAGGAAAAGATGAATATCGCCCTGTTAAATCTTTTTATCAATGCCATTGAGGCCATGACCCCGGATGAAGGGGTGCTTCGCATAAGCACGGCGCATGAGAACGGAAAAGTCTATATCCGTATTGCAGACAACGGCATCGGCATCCCGGAAGAGAACAAGGCAAGGCTGTTCGACCCCTTCTTTACCAATAAGACCAAGGGTACCGGCCTGGGCCTTACCTCCACCCAGAATATTATTCTCAACCACAAAGGAACCATTACCGTAGAGAGCAAGATCGGCGAAGGCACTTTGTTCTCTATCATTTTACCGGTGGCCTGA
- a CDS encoding CsbD family protein yields MNSLQLKGNWNEIKGKLKQQYGDLTDDDLLYAEGKEEELYGRLQKKLGKSKEEVKKLINEL; encoded by the coding sequence ATGAACTCCCTGCAATTAAAAGGAAACTGGAATGAGATCAAGGGCAAGCTCAAGCAGCAATACGGTGATCTCACAGACGATGATCTGTTATACGCAGAAGGTAAGGAAGAAGAGCTGTACGGACGCCTCCAGAAAAAACTGGGCAAGTCCAAAGAAGAAGTGAAAAAGCTCATTAATGAGCTATAA
- a CDS encoding ferritin-like domain-containing protein: MATNKNTRSNTKTTAARKNGTPAQKNGSRKPGPEMENSKFHQLFMDELKDIYWAEKHLVKALPKMRKASTTEDLANAFADHLEVTKEHVSRLEEIFDLMGVKPAGKKCEAMEGLVAEAQELIQEEEESVVLDAGLIIAAQKVEHYEIAAYGSLRTLANHMGHTAAADLLEQTLSEEKETDVLLTRIAESSVNEEAMAEN; encoded by the coding sequence ATGGCTACGAACAAGAATACCCGGAGCAATACCAAAACAACTGCCGCCCGGAAAAACGGCACCCCTGCACAAAAGAATGGCAGCAGGAAACCAGGGCCTGAAATGGAAAACTCAAAGTTCCATCAGCTGTTCATGGATGAGCTGAAGGACATTTACTGGGCGGAAAAACACCTGGTAAAGGCGCTGCCTAAAATGCGAAAAGCCTCAACTACCGAAGATCTGGCCAATGCTTTTGCCGATCATCTGGAAGTAACGAAGGAACATGTCAGCCGCCTGGAGGAGATATTTGACCTCATGGGCGTAAAACCCGCGGGCAAAAAATGCGAAGCCATGGAAGGGCTGGTAGCGGAAGCCCAGGAACTGATCCAGGAGGAGGAAGAATCCGTAGTGCTGGATGCGGGGCTGATCATTGCCGCGCAGAAAGTAGAGCATTACGAGATTGCCGCGTACGGCAGCCTGCGTACCCTTGCCAACCATATGGGGCATACTGCCGCCGCTGATCTGCTGGAGCAGACCTTGTCTGAAGAAAAAGAAACAGATGTTTTGCTGACCCGGATCGCGGAATCTTCTGTAAATGAAGAGGCGATGGCCGAGAACTAA
- a CDS encoding low affinity iron permease family protein — MARKLPFFERLAGKAVRATGSPWAFVIAALIILVWGITGPLFGFSDTWQLVINTGTTIVTFLMVFIIQKTQNKDSKSLQLKLNELIAATKTASNRLLVIEDLSEQELDTLHKYYCKLAEETKKNLDLRHSHSIEEAVDNVTDKIKVIKKA; from the coding sequence ATGGCCAGAAAACTACCCTTTTTCGAACGGCTGGCAGGTAAGGCCGTCCGCGCAACCGGAAGCCCCTGGGCTTTTGTGATCGCTGCGCTGATCATTCTCGTATGGGGCATTACCGGCCCGCTGTTCGGCTTTTCAGATACCTGGCAACTGGTGATCAATACCGGCACTACCATCGTTACCTTCCTGATGGTATTCATCATCCAGAAAACACAGAACAAGGATTCCAAGTCCCTGCAACTAAAACTGAACGAACTGATCGCTGCCACCAAAACGGCCAGCAACCGCCTGCTCGTTATTGAAGACCTCTCCGAGCAGGAGCTGGACACACTCCACAAATATTACTGCAAACTGGCGGAGGAAACAAAGAAAAACCTCGACCTGCGGCATTCCCATTCCATAGAAGAAGCCGTTGACAATGTAACGGACAAGATAAAAGTGATAAAGAAGGCCTAG
- a CDS encoding sigma-54 dependent transcriptional regulator: protein MKSILIVDDEINICTLLSRFLSKHGFKTDSTMSGSQALKMLKEQPYDLVLCDYRLKDTDGARLLNDIRQLNPKTVVIIITGYSDVRIAVEMVKNGAYDYISKPLYPDEILSLVNKALAQQPAALPENNHNVVAPHAHEEHSAGISRPRKNGGSYVFGESEPSQELYRELTLVAPTDFSVIIFGETGTGKESVAHLIHEHSSRKGQPFVAMDCGSLSRELAASELFGHEKGAFTGAIGTKIGAFEQATGGTLFLDEIANLSYDIQVALLRVIQEKQIRRVGSMKEIAVDVRLIVASNENLFESVQKGKFREDLFHRFNEFTIHIPPLRERNEDLPLFVEAFIEQVSKELNKPAATLSDEVWECFRNYDWPGNIRELKNVIRRASLLTPTGKEIGMAALPLEMKAGSSTPRYAASPAEGTREEMPEGVMLDSNDLKSVALKAEYNKIINVLKEVKYNKTKAAQLLNIDRKTLYNKLRLLNINY, encoded by the coding sequence ATGAAGAGTATCCTCATTGTTGATGATGAAATAAACATTTGTACTTTATTGAGCAGGTTTTTGAGCAAACACGGGTTCAAGACGGACAGTACCATGTCCGGCTCCCAGGCGCTCAAAATGCTGAAAGAACAGCCGTACGACCTGGTGTTGTGCGACTACCGCCTTAAAGATACCGATGGTGCCAGGTTGCTGAATGATATCCGGCAGCTTAACCCAAAGACCGTTGTGATCATCATTACCGGGTATTCCGATGTGCGCATTGCCGTGGAAATGGTAAAGAACGGCGCATATGATTACATTTCCAAACCGCTGTATCCTGACGAGATACTGAGCCTGGTGAACAAGGCCCTGGCCCAGCAACCCGCTGCTTTACCGGAAAACAACCATAACGTGGTGGCGCCGCATGCGCACGAAGAGCATTCCGCAGGCATTTCCCGCCCGCGCAAAAATGGCGGCTCCTACGTGTTTGGAGAAAGCGAGCCTTCCCAGGAACTGTACCGGGAACTTACGCTGGTAGCGCCGACGGACTTCAGTGTCATCATTTTCGGGGAAACGGGCACGGGTAAGGAATCCGTTGCTCACCTCATTCATGAGCACAGCAGCCGGAAAGGGCAACCCTTCGTGGCAATGGACTGCGGCAGCCTTTCCCGGGAACTGGCGGCCAGCGAACTGTTCGGCCATGAAAAAGGCGCTTTTACCGGAGCCATAGGCACCAAGATCGGGGCTTTTGAACAAGCCACCGGCGGTACATTGTTCCTGGACGAGATCGCCAACCTGTCTTATGACATCCAGGTAGCCCTGCTCCGGGTGATCCAGGAAAAACAGATCCGGCGCGTAGGCAGCATGAAAGAAATAGCGGTGGATGTACGCCTCATCGTAGCCTCCAATGAAAATCTCTTCGAATCCGTACAAAAAGGCAAGTTCCGGGAAGACCTCTTCCACCGTTTCAATGAATTCACCATTCATATACCGCCGCTGCGGGAAAGGAATGAAGACCTTCCCCTGTTCGTGGAAGCTTTCATTGAACAGGTCAGCAAAGAGTTGAACAAACCCGCAGCCACCCTCAGCGATGAAGTATGGGAATGCTTCCGGAATTACGACTGGCCCGGCAATATCCGGGAACTGAAGAACGTCATCCGCAGGGCAAGCCTGCTTACCCCAACCGGCAAGGAAATAGGCATGGCCGCCCTGCCGCTGGAAATGAAAGCCGGCAGCAGCACACCCCGTTACGCCGCATCCCCCGCGGAAGGAACCCGCGAGGAAATGCCCGAAGGCGTAATGCTGGACTCGAATGACCTGAAATCAGTAGCCCTGAAAGCTGAATACAACAAGATCATCAATGTGCTGAAAGAAGTGAAGTATAACAAAACCAAAGCAGCACAGCTGCTCAATATCGACAGGAAGACGTTGTATAACAAGCTGCGGCTGCTGAATATCAATTACTAG
- a CDS encoding PA2169 family four-helix-bundle protein produces MQKGKTAAVLEDLVKINNDRVEGYEKAMKQTEDEDLKMFFSRMLDESRQYREELNRLLDGLGGERETDSTVAGKIYRTWMDVKVSFGGKDRHSILASCEFGEDAAQKSYRQALEQDLPANIKDVISRQQSALKASHDRVRHLRDIEAVNR; encoded by the coding sequence ATGCAAAAAGGAAAAACAGCGGCTGTACTGGAAGATCTGGTGAAGATCAATAATGACCGCGTTGAAGGATATGAAAAAGCCATGAAACAGACGGAAGATGAAGATCTCAAAATGTTCTTCAGCCGGATGCTGGATGAAAGCAGGCAATACCGCGAAGAACTGAATCGCCTGCTCGATGGGCTGGGTGGAGAAAGGGAAACGGATTCCACCGTAGCCGGAAAGATATACCGCACCTGGATGGATGTTAAAGTGTCCTTTGGCGGCAAAGACCGGCACTCCATCCTCGCTTCCTGCGAATTTGGCGAAGATGCCGCACAGAAATCCTATCGTCAGGCGCTGGAGCAGGACCTTCCCGCAAATATAAAGGATGTCATCTCCAGGCAGCAGTCCGCCCTGAAAGCATCTCATGACCGGGTCCGCCACCTGAGGGATATAGAAGCGGTCAACCGTTAA
- a CDS encoding ATP-binding protein, producing MHISVHKKIRIGFFIAFTIIVGASVLSYLIGKNLMHNANRLNHTIEVAKRLERITKQLKDAEAAIRGYNLTKKETFLRPSMEERSLKIEKEYRNLRLIMDDPEQQRNLDTLKQLLDVKYKQLTAGEQKDFVKGRRISVGEGEVSMDLIDRKVNRMTEIEEAQLYENSRLFEFFSNLWIPVVFIISLFAILIGVYSYIVLNNEFRLQLHIEARMKLYQRELQDNIALLNKSNQELEQFAYVASHDLQEPLRKISTFSDRLQSKYGNELEPEATELINRMVAAVSRMRVLINDLLIFSRAGRIMPETMMPVNMNRLLQDVSGDLEVALLEKKGSIIFDKLPEVEGNDTALHQLFQNLISNSIKFAHPDRALNINIKGELLTGRETGIVKENKWGEMFCMITIEDNGIGFDQIYAERIFLIFQRLHGVSEYKGTGIGLAICKKIVDAHNGYIRAFGYPDKGATFVIILPLKQSREE from the coding sequence ATGCATATCAGCGTACATAAAAAGATCAGGATCGGATTTTTTATCGCTTTCACGATCATCGTAGGCGCCTCTGTGCTGTCTTATCTTATCGGAAAAAATCTGATGCACAATGCCAACAGGCTCAATCATACTATAGAAGTTGCCAAGCGGCTGGAAAGGATCACGAAGCAGCTAAAGGATGCCGAAGCAGCGATAAGGGGATATAACCTGACGAAGAAGGAGACTTTCCTTCGCCCCAGCATGGAAGAGCGCAGCCTGAAGATCGAAAAAGAGTACCGCAACCTGCGCCTGATCATGGACGATCCGGAGCAGCAACGTAATCTGGACACACTCAAACAGTTGCTGGACGTGAAGTATAAGCAACTCACCGCCGGCGAGCAGAAAGACTTTGTTAAAGGCCGCCGCATTTCCGTTGGCGAAGGCGAAGTGTCCATGGACCTGATAGACCGGAAAGTGAACAGGATGACGGAGATCGAGGAAGCCCAGTTATATGAGAACTCCCGCCTGTTCGAATTTTTCTCCAATTTATGGATACCGGTAGTGTTCATTATCTCCCTGTTTGCCATTCTTATTGGTGTGTATTCCTATATTGTGCTCAACAACGAGTTCCGGCTGCAGCTGCATATCGAAGCCCGTATGAAGCTCTACCAGCGGGAGCTGCAGGATAATATAGCGTTGCTGAACAAATCCAACCAGGAACTGGAACAGTTTGCCTATGTTGCCTCCCACGACCTGCAGGAACCCCTGCGTAAGATATCCACCTTCAGCGACCGGCTTCAGTCCAAATACGGCAATGAGCTGGAACCCGAAGCGACGGAACTGATCAATCGCATGGTGGCGGCCGTTTCCCGGATGCGGGTGCTGATCAACGATCTGCTGATATTTTCCCGCGCAGGCCGCATCATGCCGGAAACAATGATGCCGGTAAACATGAACAGATTGTTGCAGGATGTCAGCGGAGACCTGGAAGTGGCTTTGCTTGAAAAAAAAGGAAGCATCATCTTTGACAAGCTGCCCGAAGTGGAAGGCAATGATACCGCCCTTCACCAGTTATTTCAGAATCTGATCTCCAATTCCATCAAATTTGCGCATCCTGACCGTGCTTTGAATATAAATATCAAAGGTGAGCTGTTAACCGGCCGGGAAACCGGTATCGTTAAAGAAAATAAATGGGGCGAAATGTTCTGCATGATCACGATCGAAGATAACGGCATCGGATTTGACCAGATATATGCGGAACGGATATTCCTTATTTTCCAGCGGCTGCATGGCGTAAGCGAATATAAGGGAACAGGCATCGGCCTGGCGATCTGCAAAAAGATCGTGGACGCCCATAACGGTTACATCAGGGCTTTCGGATACCCCGATAAAGGCGCCACCTTCGTGATCATTTTACCGCTGAAACAATCACGCGAAGAATAA
- a CDS encoding Ku protein translates to MRALWTGSIGFGLVNIPVKLYSAIQESRLDLDMLDKKDHAHIRFRRVNENTGKEVAWENIVKAYNYNDEYIVLNDADFEAASPEKSKTIEISTFVETSEIDALYFESAYFIEPQKSGVKAYELLVRTLEKTGKVGVSLFVLRSQTSLALVRARDNYLMLHRLRFAEEIREPGDLALPSNVKISKKEIDMAAKLVEQWSEPFDITQYKDEYRKDLMKIIKAKASGKRPAAKKMKVVHTRSTDLFEQLKASLGSKKRVS, encoded by the coding sequence ATGAGAGCTTTATGGACAGGCAGCATCGGCTTCGGGCTGGTGAACATTCCGGTTAAATTATACAGCGCCATACAGGAGAGCCGCCTCGACCTGGATATGCTGGACAAGAAAGATCATGCCCATATCCGCTTCCGGCGGGTGAATGAGAACACAGGAAAGGAAGTGGCCTGGGAAAACATCGTGAAAGCGTACAACTATAATGATGAATACATCGTGCTGAATGATGCCGATTTTGAAGCGGCCAGCCCGGAGAAGAGCAAGACCATAGAAATATCCACTTTTGTGGAGACCTCGGAGATCGATGCCCTGTACTTCGAGTCGGCCTATTTCATTGAACCGCAGAAAAGCGGCGTCAAGGCGTATGAGTTGTTGGTGCGAACGCTGGAGAAGACCGGCAAAGTAGGCGTAAGCCTTTTCGTACTGCGTTCCCAGACCAGCCTTGCGCTGGTGCGCGCCAGGGACAATTACCTCATGCTGCACCGGCTGCGCTTTGCAGAGGAGATCCGGGAACCTGGTGATCTTGCGCTGCCCTCCAACGTGAAAATATCGAAGAAGGAGATCGATATGGCGGCAAAGTTGGTAGAGCAATGGTCGGAACCGTTTGACATCACCCAATATAAAGATGAATACAGAAAGGACCTGATGAAGATCATTAAAGCAAAGGCTTCCGGCAAACGTCCGGCAGCGAAGAAGATGAAGGTGGTACATACCAGGAGCACAGACCTTTTTGAACAGCTGAAAGCCAGCCTTGGCAGTAAAAAACGGGTATCATGA
- a CDS encoding lmo0937 family membrane protein, whose product MNSLLYLIAVILIIGWLLGFFVYSAGGLIHALLVLAVIAILINIIRGRAV is encoded by the coding sequence ATGAACAGTTTATTGTATCTGATCGCTGTGATCCTTATCATCGGATGGTTGCTGGGTTTTTTCGTGTACTCTGCAGGCGGGCTTATCCACGCATTGTTAGTCCTCGCAGTCATTGCTATCCTGATTAATATTATTCGCGGGAGGGCTGTATAG
- a CDS encoding VOC family protein, which yields MSYTVPAQTRIGHVHLKVSDLQRSLDFYCGLLGFELMMKYGEQAAFISAGGYHHHIGLNTWHSKGMPPAPENTAGLYHVAILYPERKDLAAIYKRLTDAGIVFTGFADHGVSEALYLNDPDGNGLELYRDRPREQWPVDEAGELTMYTHRLNIPDLLRELDS from the coding sequence ATGAGTTACACCGTTCCCGCACAGACGCGCATCGGCCATGTGCATCTGAAAGTATCCGACCTGCAGCGTTCTCTTGACTTCTATTGCGGCCTGCTGGGCTTTGAGCTGATGATGAAATATGGCGAACAGGCGGCTTTTATCTCCGCCGGAGGATACCATCACCATATCGGCCTGAATACCTGGCACAGCAAAGGGATGCCGCCGGCGCCGGAGAATACTGCCGGGCTCTACCATGTTGCCATACTGTATCCTGAAAGGAAAGACCTTGCGGCGATCTATAAAAGGCTGACCGATGCGGGTATTGTTTTTACCGGTTTTGCGGACCATGGCGTTTCCGAAGCGCTGTACCTGAATGATCCGGACGGGAACGGGCTGGAACTTTACCGGGACCGGCCCCGTGAACAATGGCCGGTTGACGAGGCGGGCGAACTGACCATGTACACCCATCGCCTGAATATCCCGGATCTGTTGCGGGAACTGGACAGCTAG